The bacterium nucleotide sequence TAAGGAAAGGGAAAACGACGCTTTTCCCTTTCCGTGGAGCGAAAAGTCCCGGATTGGACTTTTTGCGAATCTATCAAGGTTAACGCTTTCTCTTCGCGCTTAGCCCTTTGCGCTTCGCTCTGGCCGTCAGGCCTTTAACAGCCGCATCCAGCCCCGTGCTCGTGATTGGCCGCGGCAATCTCTTCGGCGGTGGCCTCGCGGACACTGACTACCGAAACATCGAAGGACAGGCGCACATCGGCCAGGGGATGGTTGCCGTCCAGGGTTATCATGTCTTCCTCGACGCCGGCCACGGTCATGATCATGGCACCCTGGTCCGTGCCGACCCTGAACTGCATTCCGACCTGGATATCTTCCATGGCTTCGAACTCGGAGGGGGGCACCTCGTAGACCATCGATTCGTCCCTCGCACCGTATCCGTCCTCCGGTTCGATGACAACGGAAAGCTCGTCACCTGCTTTTTTTCCCTCCAGGGCTTTCTCCAGTCCCTGGATGATCTGGCTGGCACCCTGGATATAATCGAGAGGGCCGCGGCCATCGGAACTGTCGAGCACCTGGCCTGAATCGTCTTTCAGAGTGTAGTGAATGGACACGACGCTGTCCTTTGCCACCTGCATGATATTCTCCTTCCTGGTTGTGCCTGGATCGAAAGTAGGGTATTCACAGGCCAGTGGCCCGTCAGGATCCTGACATGACATCCAACGCGGGCGGCTATTTAAACACAGACAGGCGCGTTTTGCCAGCGTGGAACCGCCTTGCGGCGGTAACGGGGTAAGAACATGTCCTCATCATCCAGAATGGTCATCTGGGCCGCTCTCACCGGAAACGCCCTCATCGCTATCACCAAGTTCATCGCGTCCGTCGTTACAGGCAGTTCGGCCATGCTGTCGGAAGGGATCCATTCCCTGGTGGACACCGGCAACCAGGTCCTGCTTCTCCACGGACTGTCCAGGAGCCAGAAGCCACCGGACGACAAGTTCCCCTTCGGACACGGCAAGGAGGTCTACTTCTGGAGCTTCGTGGTGGCCATCCTCATCTTTGCCGTGGGTTCGGGCGTTTCCCTTTACGAGGGGGTCCACCACATCCGCCACCCGGCACCGGTGGAAAACCCCGCCGTCAACTACATCGTCCTGGGGCTTGCCTTGCTCTTCGAGGGAGCGGCCTGGATCTTCGCGCTCAGGGAATTTTCACGGGTCAAGGGCAGGTGGGGGTATTTGGAGGCGGTCAGCCGCGGCAAGAACCCCTCCCTCTTCGTGGTTCTGTTCGAGGACTCCGCCGCCATCCTGGGTCTCATGGCCGCCTTCATGGGAGTCTTCCTGGGACAGGTCACCGGCAACCCGGTTTACGACGGGGCGGCTTCCATCGTCATCGGTCTCATCCTCGGCGGCACGGCCATCTGGCTCGCTTACGAGACCAAGGGGCTTCTCATAGGGGAGAGCGCCAACCCGGAGATCGTCCACGGGATAAGGATCCTGGCGGGCGCCTACCCCCAGGTGGAGGCGGTCAACGAAGTCCTGACCCTGCACATGGGGCCGGACTTCATCCTGGTCAATATCAGCCTTGATTTTACGGACACCGTTCCGGCAGGCGATGTTGAGCGGACCCTCGAGCGCCTTCGGACAGCCATCAAGGACGGGTTCCCGCAGGTCAAGCGGGTGTTCGCGGAACCGAGGAAGAGCGTTGATCAGATTTCATCTGATTAACGCGTATGGAAGTGTCGAGGTACGGGTGTATGGGTGTAAAAGTCATGTACCCCCGGCAAAGCCGGGGGGTTTCCCTAAGTACTAAAAATACTGGTTCATCCTGGAAATGGATCCCGGATGACACCGCTTTGTTCTGTTTCACTGCGTTTTCGTGTCTGTTCTTCTCCGTGTCACCGCATTCCTGCATCGGTTTTCCTCCGTGTCTCCGCGTCCCTGCGTCTGCTTTTCCCCCACACCCCCATACTCCGATACTCCCATATCTGTTTTTCTCAGTCCCGCCACCGCGTGCAATGCCAGCGTTGCGATCAGTATCCCTCCTCCCAGCAGGGTCTCTCCGGGTGGTTTCTCCCCCAAAGCCAGCCACACCCAGAACGGTCCCAGGAACGTCTCCAGGAGCATGATGAGACCCACCTCCGCTGCTGGGATGAGCTTGGGCGCCACTGTCATGAGAGCAAGGGGGATAGGGAGAACGACCGACCCCATGACGACCAGCATGAGGATATCGCCCGTACCAGGGGAGAGTGGGTCCGAGATGAAGGCGGTCACCAGGCTTGTGAGCACACCGCTGAGGATCACCGCGGGGATCATGTTCAGGTGGCTGTTGCGCCGGATGATAACGAAATTGGACGCCATGAGCAGGGCCGTCAGCAGGGCGAGAAGATCACCGGCAGGGTTTCCTTTTGTGACGCTCCCGGAAAAGACCACGGCGATACCGGCAAACCCCGCCGCCACAGCGGCCCAGGTCCTCCCCGGAACCTTCTCACCGGTGAAAACCCGTGTGAGGATGGCTGAGAACAGGGGCATGGCGGCGATGATGACAAGGGTGTTGGCGGCTGACGTCATGCGCACCGAAAGGACGAAGGAGATGGTGCTCATGCCGAAAAAGAGCCCGGTCACGATCCCCGCCGCGCCGAGCTTCATGGCCTCCCCGAAAGCCCGGCCGCCGCGGGCGCATATCATGGCCACCGTCAGGGTGCTCGCCGTGAGAAGTCCTCGCCAGAAGATCAGGACCCAGGGGTCTGAACCCACGAGGGAGATGAGGAGGGCGTCGGGGCTCAAAACGAAGACCGCGGTGACCATGAGCAGGGTTCCCCGGGATTTCGGCTGCAGGGGGCTCATGGTTGAAGGCGGACAACTTCAGGACCGGGGTGCACCACCGGCAAAAGGTAACTGTGGTATGCAAGGGTGTTCATTCAGCGGGAACGAACCAGGTCGTCCTTCCGCGACCAGTCAACCCCGGTCCACGTCCCGCGGGTTGTGAGGGTCACCTTTCCGGGGCTGCCCCATCGACCTGTGTGATCCTCCAGGCCGGCATGGAGGATCACGTCCGGTTCGAGAGCCCTTCGGAATTTTTCAAAGGCGGCATCGCAATCCCCCGTCCAGAGACGGGCTACTCCGAGGAGGTAGAACCCTTCCGAACCTTCCGGGCTTTGTCCCACCGTCTCTTCCAGGAGGGACACCGCCTTGCCGTACTGCCCCTCGGAAATGAGATCCCGGGCCACTCCGATATCCACAGTGTAAGAGGCTGAGGCCGCACCAGCTGGCAGCAGCGCGGTTAGGCAAGAATAAACGATAATTGTTGTTATTCGCACAGTCCCTCCCTGACTACTGACTACCGATTACTGATTACTGATTACTGATTACTGATTACTGAAAAGTCTATCCTCCCTCAGGCCCCATATCAAGGACAGGCATCGGGAAGTGAGTACCCGGATGGGAAACCGGCTTTTCAGCACCGTTTCCCAGGGTTCTGAGGCGGATCAACCACTCCGCGGGCGTGGCTCACCGTCGTGAGCCGGTCTTGCGCTTGTTGAAAAAGGTGTCGAAGGGGGGAGGACCCAGGGTGTCACGTTGATGGACATGCAGCATGTCCATCGACCACCTCGCGCCGGCCAGGCGGGAGCCGTGTTGGGGAAAGCGCGTCCCGGTCACAGTCTCAAGTACAGGGTCTTGGTCTGTGACAGTGACTGGAAAAAAAGCCGTTCCCCGCCTCGCAAAATGCCTCGAAGAGACTTTTTCCGAGGGTGTCAAAGAAGTATGGCAGCCGACACCCGCGCCGCTTCCAGGACATCGCCCGGGAGCACACCCAGCAGGATCGTACCCAAAAGAGCCAGGGCGATCCCTGCCCAGAGGAGGGGCGAAGTTGCGGCGGCAGGCAGTTCGCGTTCCGGTTCCCTCATGTACATGATCATCACGACCCGCAGGTAATAGTAGGCGGCCACTGCGCTGTTGAGGATACCGAGGATGACCAGGACGTAATAGCCGCCCTGGAAAGCCGCGTAGAAGATGGACAGCTTGGCGGCAAACCCCGCTGTCGGCGGGATACCGGCCAGAGAGAACAGGAAGATGAGCATGGCCAGTGCGGCACCGGGAGATCGCCTCGCCAGCCCGGCGAAATCGTCCAGGTCATCGTTGGGCATCCCCTCCCTTCCGAGGAAAACGAGGATGCCGAAAGCACCGATGTTCATGAAGGTGTAGGCGAGGAGGTAGAACATGACACCGGAGATCGCCCGGTCGCCGCTGCCGCCCACCGAAGCCACCAGACCGATGAGGATATAGCCCACGTGGGCGATGGAGGAGTAGGCGAGCATCCGTTTCATGTTGGTCTGGGCCAGGGCGGCCAGGTTGCCCAGCGTCATGGTCAGGACAGCAAGGATGGAAACGACCAGCTCCCACTCATGCGCCATCCGGGGCATGGCCTCCATGAGGATCCGGATGAGCGCGGCAAGACCTGCCGCCTTGGGGCCGGCCGACATGAACGCCGTCACCGGGGTGGGAGCGCCCTGGTAAACGTCAGGGGTCCACTGGTGGAACGGCACCACTGAGATCTTGAACCCGAAGCCGACCAGCACCATGAGCAGTCCGACCATGAGCGCCTTGTCGCCCAGGGTCTCGGGGTGAGCGGCCAGGGTCGCGCCGATGACCTTGAGGTGGGTCGACCCGCTGACACCGTAAACGTAGGACATCCCGAACAGGAGGATGCAGGTGGCGAAAGATCCAAGCATGAAGTACTTGATGGAGGCCTCGTTGCTCAGGGAATCCTTGCGGAAGAACCCGGCCAGGATATAAAGGGACATGGAAAGGAGCTCGAGCCCCAGGAAGATCGTGATGAGTTCGTGTCCGATGGCCATGACCATCATCCCCACCGTGGCCAGGCAAAGCAGGGCGTAGTACTCGGAGTGGTCTTTGGACCCTCCCGCTTTCATGTACCGGAGAGACAGGGCGATGCACAGGATGAGCCCCAGCAGGAAGGTGATCTTGAAAAAGGTGGCGAAGGGGTCGAGGATGACGGCGTCGCCGAAAGTGGACACGTTCAGGTGCCGCGACAGCCAGGCCACGAGCAGTGCCGCCAGCGAGCCGACAGTGGCGATGATGACCGAATCCAGGTGGCGTTTCGTCCGGATGATCAGATCCCACAAGATGACCGTGAAGGCGGTCAGGGTGAGGATCAGCTCCGGTGCAATGACCCTGAAATCGGGGAATAGGATGCTCAGCATGGGACCTCTCCCTTACTCGTCAGTTCCGTGGGACGTCCGGGGCGCGACAGTCAGCGTGGCGATCTCGCCCTCAGTGCCTGATGTAATCAGCTCAAGTACGGTGTGCGACCTGTCGCTTTCCACTGAGCCCACGTTGAGCCGGGTCACCAGGTCGTCCACAGCGGGTTCCATGACCCTCAGGAACGGCTGGGGATAAAGGCCGATCCAGAAGATAAGGACGATAATGGGCGCCAGGACCAGGATCTCCCGGAAATTCATGTCCTTGATATTCCTGTTCTCCTCGTGCGTGATCTCACCGAACATGACCTTCTGGTACATGTGAAGCATGTAGACCGCTCCCAGGATGACGCCGGTGGCAGCCAGAGCACCGAACACGTACATGCCGGCCTTGAAGACGCCCAGGAGGATCAAAAACTCCCCGATGAACCCGTTCAGGCCCGGAAGGCCGATGGATGAGAAGGTGGCGATGCCGAGGAACACCGCGAAAACCGGCATTTTCGCCGTCAGGCCTCCGAAATCGTCCAGCATCCTGGTGTGGCGGCGCTCGTAAAGGACTCCTACCAGGAGGAACAACGCCCCGGTGGAAAGACCGTGGTTGATCATCTGGAGAACGCCCCCCTGGATCCCCTGGAACGTCATTGTGAAAAGGCCCAGCATGACGAACCCGAGGTGGCTCACGGAGCTGTAGGCGACCAGTTTCTTGACATCCGGCTGGACCCAGGCCACCAGAGCTCCGTAGATGATGCCCACAACGGCGAGGACTCCGATGACGGGGATCGCTTTGACCGAGGCGTCGGGGAGCAGGGGCAGGGAGAACCGGACGAAGCCGTAGGTCCCCATCTTGAGAAGGACGCCGGCCAGGATGACGGATCCGGCCGTGGGAGCCTCGACGTGGGCGTCAGGAAGCCATGTGTGGAACGGGAAGAGGGGAACCTTGATGGCGAAACCCAGAAACAGCGCCCAGAAAGCCCAGAACTGGATCCCCTCGGGCAATGAGCCGTCAAGCAATTTTACAAGATCGAAGGTGTAAATGCCTGTTGCGGCCGCGTTGGTGAAATAGATGGCGAGAAAACCGATGAGCATGAACAGGCTGCCCACAAGGGTGTAGAGGAAGAACTTGACCGCCGCGTAGATCCTTCTCTTGCCCCCCCAGACACCGATGAGCAGAACCATTGGGATGAGCATCACTTCCCAGAACACGTAGAAAAGGACGATGTCCAGGGAGAAAAAGACCCCCAGCATGCCGGTCTGGAGGATCAGCAGACAGACCATGTACTCCTTGACCCTGTCGGTGATGGCGGTAAAGGAGGACAGCACCACCAGGACACCGAGGAGGGTCGTGAGGAGGACCAGCAGGAGGCTTATCCCGTCCACCCCCATGAGATACTGGATGCCCAGGCCGTCGATCCAGTCGATCCGCTCCATGAGCTGGAAGCCCGGCACACCCAGTTTGAAAAGGGGGAGCAGGAACAGGGACGCGGCGAAGTCCGCCAGGGCGATCCCGAGGGCCACCTTCCGGATGGCGCCGGCGTTTCGGCCCGGCACCAGCAGGGCCATCAGGATAGCGCCGAGTGCCGGGATGTAGGTGATCAGAGATAGTATGGGAAAATTCAGTTCACTCATTTAGGTTCTTCCTGTTTGGTTGTTCCCGATTCCCAATAGCTAGGAGTTTGGATGAGGTTCTCCGACAGACTCCTAGAAGAAGGCCCATATCAGGACAAGGACCAGCCCGGCGGCCATGGTAAGCGCGTAGTTCTGGACAAATCCGGTCTGGAGCCTGGCCAGGAACCGTCCCGAAACCTGTGCCCCGCCGGCGATCCCGTGCAGGGTCCCGTCGATCCCCTTGCCGTCGAAAATGGTCCAGAAGATCCGGCCGAGCCAGTGCAGGGGCCTTATCACCATCCTGTCGTAGACTTCGTCCACCCACCACTTGTTGAAGAACAGGTCGTAGAGGAATTTGAAGTCCTCGTGCACCTCCTCGGTGACCGCCGGACGCTTCAGGATCATTACGTAAGCGAGGATGATGCCGCCCAGGGCCACCATGACCGAGATCACCATGAGCCCCAGCTCGGCCGCGAGGCTGTGAACGGAATGGGACGCTTCAGCCCCGTGCCGGGCGGCTGCCGTAAAGAACGGCCCGAGCCAGTTGTGCATCACGTTGGCTTTGAGGAAAACGGGGATCCCCAGGAAACCGCCCACCGCGGCAAGGAACGCCAGGATCATGAGGGGCACGGTGATGACCGGCGGCGACTCGTGGGCATGGGCCTCCACCTCCGGATCCATGCGGGACTCGCCGTGGAACGTCTTGTAGACCAGGCGGAACATGTAAAAGGCGGTCATGAACGCAGTGGTGATACCCAGGATCCAGAGAAGGAACCTCGCTCCTCCGGCATGGCTGAAGTTGAAGGTGCTGTAAAGGATCTCGTCCTTGGACATGAACCCGGCGAGGGGCGGGATGCCCGCGATGGCGAGGGAGGCGATGAGGAAGGTCCTGTAGGTCCTGGGCATGATCTTTCTGAGGCCGCCCATCTTGCGGATATCCTGTTCGTCGGACAGGGCGTGGATCACGCTTCCCGCTCCGAGAAAGAGGAGGGCCTTGAAAAAGGCGTGGGTCATGAGGTGGAAGATGGCCGCGGTGTATGCCCCCACTCCGGCCGCAAGGAACATGTAGCCCAGCTGGCTGACGGTCGAGTAGGCCAGCACCCTCTTGATGTCGTTTTGAACCAGGGCAATGGTCCCGGCAAAGAGGGCTGTCAGGCACCCGACGACGGCCACGACCATGAGGGCCGCCGGGGCGAGATCATAAAGAACGTGGCTGCGGCAGACCATGTAGACACCGGCCGTGACCATGGTGGCCGCGTGGATGAGGGCCGACACCGGCGTGGGACCTTCCATGGCGTCGGGCAGCCACACGTGGAGCGGCAGCTGCGCCGATTTTCCGCAGGCGCCGATAAAGAGGAGCAGGGCGATGAGAACAACCATGGGTTGACCGGTGTGGAACTGGTGCGGGGCCGCGGCAAACACCCTGGTAAAGGACAGGGTCCCAAAGTTCAGGACGATCAGCAGCATCCCCAGCATGAAACCGAAGTCGCCAATCCGGTTGGTGATGAACGCCTTTTTGCCGGCGTTGGCCGCGCTGTCCTTATGGTACCAGAACCCGATGAGCAGGTAGGAACACAGACCCACGCCCTCCCATCCCACGAAAAGCAGCAGGTAGCTGTTGCCGAGGACGAGGAGCAGCATGGCGAACACGAACAGGTTCAGGTAGAGGAAGTACCTCCTGAAACCTCCGTCGTGGTGCATGTACCCGATGGAATAGACGTGGATCAGAAAGCCGACTCCGGTGACGACCAGGATCATGACCGATGACAGGGGGTCCAGAAGGAACCCGATGTCCGCGGAGAAGGTGCCTGAACCGATCCACCGGTAGAGGACCACCTCGGTGGTCCTGTGCGCAGCCTCCATGCCTGCCAGCCCGAATACCGAAAGGACGGAAGCGAGGAATGATGCCCCGACTGCTCCGCTGGCCATGACGCCCACGCTGCTTTCGGACATCTTCCGGCCGAAGGCCAGGTTGACAAGGACGGCCAGGAGTGGAAACAGGGGGACCAGGACTACAGCGTCAGTCATCGTAAGTTCTCCTAGCCCTTCAACTGGTTGATCTCGTCAACGAAGACGGTTTCGAGGTTCCTGTAAAGGGCCACCACGATGGCCAGCCCCAGGGTAGCCTCAGCGGCGGCGATGGTCATGACGAAGAAGACGAACACCTGCCCGGCCGGGTTCTTCAGGAAATAGGAGAAGGCCACCAGGTTGATGTTCACCGCGTTGAGCATCAGTTCCACCGACAGGAGGATGATGATGATGTTCCTTCTCATGAGGAAGCCGGTCGCCCCGATGACGAACAGGAGTACGGCGAGCACGAGGTAGTGGGTCAGGGTGATCATTCCACATCCTCCCTCTTTGCCAGGACCATGGCGCCGAACATGACCACCAGAAGGACAATGGAGGCCAGTTCAAAGGGGAAAAGGAAGGTCGTGTAAAGGGAGCCGCCCACAGCCAGGGTGTTGTCCGGGTTCATCTCCAGGGCGAACTCCGGGAACGGTCCGGGGAACAGGCTCCCAACGGCCAGCAGGATCATCAGGATCGCCATGACCAACACCACCATCCCGGCCAGGAGCGATTGCCTGTGGGCGATCCTGCGCCCCTTGACCTTCCACAGGTTGAACAGGAACACCACGAACAGGTACAGAACCATGAGGGCTCCCGCGGGAACCAGGATCTGGATGGCTGCCAGGAACTCCGCGTTAAGGAGCACGAAGATGCCGGCCACGTGGAAGAAACAGGGCATCAAAAGAAGCACCGAGTGCACCGGGCTCCGTCGGGAGATCGCCAGCAGGGCGGTCACAACCGCCACCACGGCAAAGTAAAAGAACATAAACGCATGAAGACCCATTCTCGTGCTCCTACAGGCGATCGTATCGGGGGTCGTCCCCCTTGGTGAGCATTTTTTCCCGGCAGATCCGGAGTTGCCCGGGGTCGGTCAACGTCAGTTCGTAATCTTCACCCATGAATACGGCGTCCACGGGGCAGACATCCTGGCAGTAGCCGCAGTAGATGCAAAGGCCCATGTCGATCTCGTAGCTGTCCACCACCTTCCCGTGGTCCTCCCCCTCGGAGGTTTCGATGAAGATGGCGTCCGACGGACAGATCGCCGCGCAAAGGCAGCACCCGACGCACCGCTCCCGGCCGTCCTCGTGCCGCTTGAGGACCTGGGAGCCCCTGAACCTTTCCGGGAGGTCATAGTAGACCTCAGGGTACCGGAGGGTCACCGGCCTGGAGAAAAAATACCGGAGGGTCAGGGTAAGCCCCTTGATCAGGTCGGTTTGAAATATGTTTGTCATCAAACCCACAGCGTACTCCCCTTTTTCAGGTGATATGGGCCCATCTCAGAATACCCGAGATGAAAACGTTGAAGATGGCCAGGGGCAGGAGGACCTTCCACCCCAGGGTCATGAGTTGGTCGTAGCGCAGCCTGGGGAAGGTCCAGCGGACCCAGACGAAGAAGAACATGAACACCGCGACCTTGGACAGGAACCAGATCACCGGCATGGCGTACAGCACGATACCGGCAGGCAGGATCCCTTCCACCAGCGGACCGATGACGGGCCATGGCAGCCAACCGCCGAAGAACAGGGTCACCATGACGCAGGAGGCTGAGATCATGGCCACATATTCGGCCATCATGAACATGGCCCACCTCAGGCTGCCGTACTCGACGAAATACCCCGCCACCAGCTCGGTCTCGGCCTCGGGGAGGTCGAAGGGCAGGCGGTTGGTCTCCGCAAAGGCCGACACAAGGAACAGGATGAACCCCAGGAACTGGGGGATAATGAACCATTTGGGGATAAAGCCGAGCCACAGACCCTGCTGGGCCAGGACGATCTTGGTCATGGAGAGGGAGCCCGAATACATGAGGACCCCGATGACCGAGAGCCCCAGGGTGATCTCGTAGCTGATCATCTGGGCCGAGGACCTGAGTCCGCCGAGAAGGGCGTATTTGTTGTTGGAGGCCCACCCTGCCATGACGATACCGAACACACCGAGGGAGGAAACCGAGAGGATATAGACGAGCCCGATGTTGATGTCGGAGACCTGGAGATGGGGACCCACCGGGATGACGGCGAAGGTCAGCAGTGCAGGGACGAACGCCATGAGCGGGCACAACAGGAAAAGGACCTTGTCCGCGTCCCTGGGAACGATATCCTCCTTGAGGAACAGCTTCAGTCCATCGGCGATGGGCTGAAACAGCCCGATCGGCCCGACGTAAAGGGGGCCGTGGCGGTGCTGGATGTGACCGCAGACCTTGCGCTCCACCCAGTTCATCACCGTCACGCCGCCGAGGGCCACCGTGATGATCCCCACGATCTTGAGGAGGATGATGAGAATGAAGATAAAGGCGTTCTCCATCGTGATATCCTTGTCAGAAGTCCATGGCCCCGGACCGTTTGAGCTCCCCGACCCTCTCGAGCAGGAAGTAGGCCTGGGCGTTGTCCGGATCCAGTTCCATCGCCGTTTTGAACGCCTCTTCAGCCTTGTCGAGCATGTTGAGCTGCACATAGCTCTCGCCGAGGCGGAAGGGGGCCGAGGAGTTTTTCGGCTCGAGTTCCCGTACCTTGAGGAAGTGGTGGATCGCCTCCTGGTGTTTGCCCTTCCTGGCCAGGGTGGTGCCCGCGTGGTAGTGGGCAAGGGTGAAGTTGGGCGAAAGTTCCAGTGTCTGCCTGAAGGACTCAACGGCGTCGGCAAGGTTGCCCTTGTGGTACTGGACGATCCCCTTCCAGTAGTAGGCCATGACGTAGGCGGGGGAGATATCCACCACCTTGTTGAGCGTCTCGAGAGCATCCTTGAGCTGCCCCTTCTGGTAGTAGATGATCCCCAGTGCGTACATGGCCCGCGCGAACTTGGGGTTCAGCTCGATGGCCTTGCGCAGTTCTTCAGCCGCTTCCTTGAGCTTGGCGTTGTTCTGGTGCAGGAGTCCTAGCCGGTAGTGGATCTGCGGGGTATTGGGGATGATGGATTCGACCTTGCGGAAATATTTTTCCGATTCTTCCAGCCTGCCCAGAGCGTAACAGGAAAGACCCAGGCGGTAGTGGATCGAGGCCAGCTCGGGGTTGACCGCCTCGGCCTGTTTGAACTCCTCGATGGCGGCGCTGGTCTCGCCCTTGTCGTGGAAAGCGAGCCCCTTGTAATAGTGTGCCTTGCCGAAACCGGGCAGCTCTTCGAGAGCCTTGTCCCACATGGCGATGGCCTTGTCGAACTCACCCCTGTGGTAAAGGTTGATCCCGTCGGCCAGATAGTGGTCGGCCTTCTCGGCGGGGGAAAGGACTGCCATCTCCTCCGCACTTCCCACCAGGCGGTGCCCGCACTGGGAACAGAAAAGGCTGTCGCCGGGAACCTCGATATTGCAATGTGAACATTTCATCTCAATACCCCCTGTACCGCCGGGTCTATCCTTGATCCCCGCCGCCGGGGCGGGAAACGGTAACAAAAGTAATGGTCTTCTCCTTGACGGCGTCGTACTCCATCAGGGAGTTGACCGGCATATCCGCGTAGTGGGACGGGACGAAAACGATCCCCTTCCCGGAATCGCTCGTGACGCTGGCCACAGCCTCGATCTCGCCTTTTCTGCTGGCCACCCGGATGCGGTCACCATCGTTTATCGCCGCCGCTTTCGCGTCATCCGGGTGGATCCGGACCCTGGCTTCCGGGGCCAACCCGTTAAGCCCCCTGGCCCACTTGGTCGTGGTCCCGGAGTGGAACAGGGTCGTGCCCGAGATCAGGACAAAAGGATAGTCCGCAGGCGGGGAGTCGATCTCCCGCTGCTCGACGACAACCAGCTGCGCGCGGCTGTCACCGAAACCGTCCCCGTAAAGGTAGGGGGTGCCCGGGTGACCAGCATCGGGGCAGGGCCAGTGAAGGCCGTCCGCCTCGAGCCTTTCCGGGAGGATGCCGGCGTAGGAGGGGATCTGACCTGCGATTGCCCTGGTCACGTCCATTGCCTGGGCGAAACCTGCCGGCTTGCCGAACGCTTCAAACAGATCGCAAAGGATCTTCCAGTCGGCCTTCGCCTTGCCGGGAGCCTCGAGGGCCTTCCTGACACGCTGGACCCTTCTGTCCGTGTTGGTGAAGGTCCCGTCCTTCTCAGGCCCCGTGGCGGCGGGCAGGACCACGTCAGCCTTGCGTGCCGCTTCGTTCATGAAGATGTCCTGGACGACCAGGAATTCCAGTTTGTCCAGGGCCTCGGCCACCCTGGCGGGCTCCGGAAAAGCAGTCAGGGGGTTCTCACCCATGATGAAAAGCCCCTTGAGGGTACCGGCGCGGGCCGCCTCCACCATCTCCATGACTGTCATCCCGGTCTCACCCGACACCGGCACGTGACCCGGGAGGTACCCGGGCATGGCGCCCATGTCCATGACGCCCTGGACGTTGTTGTACTCGGAAAGGGGCAGGATGCCGGATCCGGCCTTGCCCACGTTCCCGGTGATCATGGCCAGGTTCGCTGCCGCGGCCACCGTGTCCTCTCCGGTGTAGGAGGCGGTCATGGGCGAAAGGAGGATGGTCACGGCGGGCGACGCGGCCAGAGCCTTTGCCGCATCCCTGATGCTGTCAGCCGGCACGCCCGTGGTCTTCTCGGCATTTTCCGGTGTAGCCGCCCTGACGGACTTCCTTAGTTCCTCCAACCCCGTGACGTTGGCGGCCACGAACTCCTTGTCCTCCAGGCCTTCGGCGAGGATGACATGGATCATCGCATTGAGCAGTCCGACCGCGGTGCCGGGCTTCATGGCGAGGTAGCTGTCGGCGAAACGGGCCAGTTTTATCTTCCTGGGGTTAGCGACGATGAGCTTGCTGCCCTCGTACCTGACACACCGCAGGACTTTCAGGCCGACGATGTGCGCGTCCTCGGTGACGTTGGCGTCCACTGCGAAGATGAGGTCGGCCTGATCCAGATCGGCAAGGGAATCGGTGGGAGCGGCCATACCGAACGCCTTGTACAGAGCCTCCATGGCAGGGATGTGGCTGAACCGGGC carries:
- a CDS encoding peptidylprolyl isomerase, with protein sequence MQVAKDSVVSIHYTLKDDSGQVLDSSDGRGPLDYIQGASQIIQGLEKALEGKKAGDELSVVIEPEDGYGARDESMVYEVPPSEFEAMEDIQVGMQFRVGTDQGAMIMTVAGVEEDMITLDGNHPLADVRLSFDVSVVSVREATAEEIAAANHEHGAGCGC
- a CDS encoding cation diffusion facilitator family transporter, which codes for MSSSSRMVIWAALTGNALIAITKFIASVVTGSSAMLSEGIHSLVDTGNQVLLLHGLSRSQKPPDDKFPFGHGKEVYFWSFVVAILIFAVGSGVSLYEGVHHIRHPAPVENPAVNYIVLGLALLFEGAAWIFALREFSRVKGRWGYLEAVSRGKNPSLFVVLFEDSAAILGLMAAFMGVFLGQVTGNPVYDGAASIVIGLILGGTAIWLAYETKGLLIGESANPEIVHGIRILAGAYPQVEAVNEVLTLHMGPDFILVNISLDFTDTVPAGDVERTLERLRTAIKDGFPQVKRVFAEPRKSVDQISSD
- a CDS encoding DMT family transporter; this encodes MSPLQPKSRGTLLMVTAVFVLSPDALLISLVGSDPWVLIFWRGLLTASTLTVAMICARGGRAFGEAMKLGAAGIVTGLFFGMSTISFVLSVRMTSAANTLVIIAAMPLFSAILTRVFTGEKVPGRTWAAVAAGFAGIAVVFSGSVTKGNPAGDLLALLTALLMASNFVIIRRNSHLNMIPAVILSGVLTSLVTAFISDPLSPGTGDILMLVVMGSVVLPIPLALMTVAPKLIPAAEVGLIMLLETFLGPFWVWLALGEKPPGETLLGGGILIATLALHAVAGLRKTDMGVSEYGGVGEKQTQGRGDTEENRCRNAVTRRRTDTKTQ
- a CDS encoding NADH-quinone oxidoreductase subunit N; this encodes MLSILFPDFRVIAPELILTLTAFTVILWDLIIRTKRHLDSVIIATVGSLAALLVAWLSRHLNVSTFGDAVILDPFATFFKITFLLGLILCIALSLRYMKAGGSKDHSEYYALLCLATVGMMVMAIGHELITIFLGLELLSMSLYILAGFFRKDSLSNEASIKYFMLGSFATCILLFGMSYVYGVSGSTHLKVIGATLAAHPETLGDKALMVGLLMVLVGFGFKISVVPFHQWTPDVYQGAPTPVTAFMSAGPKAAGLAALIRILMEAMPRMAHEWELVVSILAVLTMTLGNLAALAQTNMKRMLAYSSIAHVGYILIGLVASVGGSGDRAISGVMFYLLAYTFMNIGAFGILVFLGREGMPNDDLDDFAGLARRSPGAALAMLIFLFSLAGIPPTAGFAAKLSIFYAAFQGGYYVLVILGILNSAVAAYYYLRVVMIMYMREPERELPAAATSPLLWAGIALALLGTILLGVLPGDVLEAARVSAAILL
- a CDS encoding NADH-quinone oxidoreductase subunit M; the encoded protein is MSELNFPILSLITYIPALGAILMALLVPGRNAGAIRKVALGIALADFAASLFLLPLFKLGVPGFQLMERIDWIDGLGIQYLMGVDGISLLLVLLTTLLGVLVVLSSFTAITDRVKEYMVCLLILQTGMLGVFFSLDIVLFYVFWEVMLIPMVLLIGVWGGKRRIYAAVKFFLYTLVGSLFMLIGFLAIYFTNAAATGIYTFDLVKLLDGSLPEGIQFWAFWALFLGFAIKVPLFPFHTWLPDAHVEAPTAGSVILAGVLLKMGTYGFVRFSLPLLPDASVKAIPVIGVLAVVGIIYGALVAWVQPDVKKLVAYSSVSHLGFVMLGLFTMTFQGIQGGVLQMINHGLSTGALFLLVGVLYERRHTRMLDDFGGLTAKMPVFAVFLGIATFSSIGLPGLNGFIGEFLILLGVFKAGMYVFGALAATGVILGAVYMLHMYQKVMFGEITHEENRNIKDMNFREILVLAPIIVLIFWIGLYPQPFLRVMEPAVDDLVTRLNVGSVESDRSHTVLELITSGTEGEIATLTVAPRTSHGTDE